A DNA window from Engystomops pustulosus chromosome 6, aEngPut4.maternal, whole genome shotgun sequence contains the following coding sequences:
- the EPN3 gene encoding epsin-3 has product MATSSLRRQVKNIVHNYSDAEVKVREATSNDPWGPSTTLMAEIAQMTHSAEYPEVMMMVWRRLNDSGKNWRHVYKGLSLLDYLIKNGSNKVVQECNENLIAVQTLKDFQFIDKDGKDHGINVREKAKQIVSLLKDEERIKEERAQAQTTRRRMSQVTAAIDSSHRLRYNEGSVSALSPELEHARPQSTGEEELQLQLALAMSKEEAEKKVPTAPDEEEELQLQVALDQSKEEYEKEQQAKQGEISLIGRALLETQLTGEEDQREPVKKNETHLYDLIDIFGPTQPQASDIWDSQVSRSLPSTSTDSFFPAWGSTTQNPGSVPSALPWDTSPQSPQFKAGNTSQSIIFGSDEPTVWQEPQVVKSPKSDPWGESRKSPEDIMYDIFSTPLPTSDKDVKPSSPLKAENTFDLDLFGDVVPTSKPSTDSTDRKAEEPVTDTNPKPRCNTPELFLEPAARSLVNLDSLVSYGDGIKNKNPFLSGLKEPSPTNPFQYGDGKPSLNQMRATSPMPTTAAQMPIQNISLLPINSLDAGVNNLRTISPLPGIMAPSTVPLPMPLQSFPPAVSLYPSLNLSYPPVVQLNQLPSALPQPILPNPTQVSNNPFL; this is encoded by the exons ATGGCTACTTCATCTTTACGACGTCAAGTAAAGAACATTGTCCACAATTATTCTGATGCTGAAGTTAAGGTGCGTGAGGCCACGTCCAATGACCCATGGGGACCCTCTACTACTCTTATGGCTGAAATTGCTCAAATGACCCACAGTGCGGAGTACCCTGAGGTCATGATGATGGTCTGGAGGAGACTGAATGACAGTGGTAAAAACTGGCGCCATGTTTATAAAGGTCTCTCTCTTTTGGATTATTTGATCAAAAATGGATCCAACAAAGTGGTGCAAGAATGTAACGAGAATCTCATTGCTGTACAGACCCTCAAAGACTTTCAATTCATAGATAAGGATGGAAAAGACCATGGGATTAATGTACGGGAGAAGGCCAAGCAGATAGTATCACTCCTGAAAGACGAGGAGCGGATAAAGGAAGAGAGGGCACAAGCTCAGACAACCAGGAGAAGGATGTCTCAAGTGACGGCAGCCATAGACAGCAGCCATAGACTGAGATACAATGAGG GATCTGTATCAGCCCTTTCTCCAGAGTTGGAACATGCAAGACCTCAGAGCACTGGGGAGGAGGAACTTCAGCTGCAGCTTGCCTTGGCTATGAGTAAAGAAGAAGCTGAAAAG AAAGTCCCTACAGCTCCGGATGAAGAAGAAGAACTGCAGCTCCAAGTGGCCCTAGACCAAAGTAAAGAAGAATATGAAAAG GAACAACAGGCTAAACAGGGTGAAATATCCTTGATTGGGAGGGCTCTGCTAGAGACACAATTGACAGGAGAAGAAGATCAGAGAGAACCCGTGAAGAAAAATGAG ACACACTTATATGATCTCATCGATATATTTGGGCCTACACAACCCCAAGCCTCGGATATTTGGGATTCCCAGGTTTCCAGGTCTCTTCCATCTACAAGCACAGACTCTTTCTTCCCAGCCTGGGGATCAACAA CTCAGAATCCGGGTTCAGTCCCCTCCGCCTTACCCTGGGACACTTCCCCTCAGAGTCCTCAGTTTAAAGCCGGAAACACGAGTCAAAGTATAATATTCGGTTCTGACGAACCCACAGTCTGGCAAGAGCCGCAAGTTGTGAAGAGCCCCAAATCCGATCCCTGGGGGGAGAGCAGGAAAA GTCCTGAAGACATCATGTATGATATATTTTCAACACCTCTTCCAACTTCAGACAAAGATGTTAAACCATCCTCCCCTCTTAAGGCGGAGAACACATTTG ATCTGGACCTCTTTGGAGACGTCGTTCCTACTTCCAAGCCTTCTACAGACAGTACAGATCGAAAGGCTGAAGAACCCGTAactgataccaaccccaaaccTCGCTGTAACACTCCAGAGTTGTTTTTGGAACCTGCTGCCCGTTCATTAGTTAATCTAGATAGCCTTGTATCTTATGGGgatggcatcaaaaacaaaaacccCTTCTTGTCCG GTCTGAAGGAACCATCACCCACCAATCCATTCCAGTACGGAGACGGGAAGCCTTCCCTCAACCAGATGCGAGCTACGTCTCCTATGCCAACTACAGCCGCACAAATGCCAATCCAGAATATCAGTCTTTTGCCAATTAACTCATTGGATGCTGGAGTTAATAACTTAAGGACCATTTCTCCATTGCCCGGAATCATGGCGCCATCTACCGTTCCACTTCCGATGCCACTTCAAAGTTTCCCCCCTGCCGTAAGCCTTTACCCATCGCTCAATCTGTCATATCCTCCAGTGGTGCAGCTAAATCAACTCCCCTCGGCTCTGCCCCAACCCATCCTGCCCAACCCCACACAAGTGTCTAACAACCCCTTCCTCTGA